The following are encoded in a window of Alosa sapidissima isolate fAloSap1 chromosome 10, fAloSap1.pri, whole genome shotgun sequence genomic DNA:
- the LOC121720568 gene encoding uncharacterized protein LOC121720568 isoform X1: protein MVYKQHTAFTVLVLVAICGLPVLCLASVCEGRVQPDGSCNFTIPPHISATLQNPLCEGQIVTDGRVRALYESGTLLNSTHPVKFALVDQFILNMCPASTYILAECPDQDIFHNETCVCVKTTELTEGSTTFLNPTPLTALETPSAISGLHDRHYFISGTLILLGICIFSLILILRKCVAQSIRKDMNPAQYMQQTLTVHCNT, encoded by the exons CCTTCacagtgttggtgttggtggccATCTGTGGACTTCCTGTCCTTTGTctggcctctgtgtgtgaggggagagtCCAGCCCGATGGGTCCTGCAACTTCACCATTCCCCCCCATATATCTGCCACACTACAGAACCCCCTCTGTGAGGGGCAGATCGTCACTGAT GGAAGAGTGAGAGCTCTATATGAATCTGGAACTCTACTAAATTCAACACACCCAGTGAAATTTGCCTTAGTGGACCAGTTCATTTTGAACATGTGCCCTGCCTCAACATACATTCTTGCTGAGTGTCCAGATCAAGAT ATCTTTCACAATGAAACTTGTGTCT GCGTAAAAACGACTGAACTCACTGAAGGCTCAACTACCTTTCTGAATCCTACTCCACTGACTG CACTTGAGACTCCAAGTGCAATCTCTGGTCTTCATGATAGGCATTACTTTATAAGTGGCACTCTCATCCTCTTGGGAATCTGCATCTTCAGTCTTATCCTCATACTGAG GAAGTGCGTTGCCCAAAGCATCAGGAAGGATATGAATCCAGCCCAATATATGCAACAAACACTGACTGTGCACTGTaatacttga
- the LOC121720568 gene encoding uncharacterized protein LOC121720568 isoform X2, with translation MVYKQHTAFTVLVLVAICGLPVLCLASVCEGRVQPDGSCNFTIPPHISATLQNPLCEGQIVTDIFHNETCVCVKTTELTEGSTTFLNPTPLTALETPSAISGLHDRHYFISGTLILLGICIFSLILILRKCVAQSIRKDMNPAQYMQQTLTVHCNT, from the exons CCTTCacagtgttggtgttggtggccATCTGTGGACTTCCTGTCCTTTGTctggcctctgtgtgtgaggggagagtCCAGCCCGATGGGTCCTGCAACTTCACCATTCCCCCCCATATATCTGCCACACTACAGAACCCCCTCTGTGAGGGGCAGATCGTCACTGAT ATCTTTCACAATGAAACTTGTGTCT GCGTAAAAACGACTGAACTCACTGAAGGCTCAACTACCTTTCTGAATCCTACTCCACTGACTG CACTTGAGACTCCAAGTGCAATCTCTGGTCTTCATGATAGGCATTACTTTATAAGTGGCACTCTCATCCTCTTGGGAATCTGCATCTTCAGTCTTATCCTCATACTGAG GAAGTGCGTTGCCCAAAGCATCAGGAAGGATATGAATCCAGCCCAATATATGCAACAAACACTGACTGTGCACTGTaatacttga